One genomic segment of Candidatus Baltobacteraceae bacterium includes these proteins:
- a CDS encoding cysteine desulfurase family protein, producing the protein MKNRIYLDHAATTPLHADVLAAMLPYFREAGYNASSLHAEGRRSRAGLDQARDRVAAALGVARKEITFLAGGTEADNLAILGAARANHERGRHVVSTEIEHHAVLHACDALRDEGFEVTLLPVDERGLVDPAGFASALRSDTVLASVMFANNEIGVLQPIAQLAAMARERGVLFHTDAVQGVGLVRVYPRELGVDLLSLSAHKFYGPKGVGVLYAREGVVLEPLIHGGGQEFGRRSGTENVAGVVGFAAALERAVAEQPERAARIGALRDRLEAGLRDCVDDMRVNGSGAPRLPNNSNLSFAGVDSETMLMRMDLEGIAVSAGSACTSGALEPSHVIAGLNIDPRWRQGVIRFSLGETTTEEEIDRVLELVPRIAAELRGRALL; encoded by the coding sequence ATGAAAAATCGCATCTATCTCGACCATGCGGCCACAACCCCGCTTCACGCCGACGTGCTCGCGGCGATGCTGCCGTATTTTCGCGAAGCGGGGTACAACGCGAGCTCGCTGCATGCCGAAGGCCGCCGCTCGCGCGCCGGACTCGACCAGGCGCGCGACCGGGTCGCGGCCGCGCTTGGCGTCGCTCGCAAAGAGATCACGTTTCTCGCCGGCGGCACCGAGGCCGACAATCTCGCGATTCTGGGGGCTGCGAGGGCCAACCATGAGCGCGGCCGGCACGTCGTTTCGACCGAGATCGAACACCACGCCGTCCTGCATGCGTGCGATGCGCTGCGCGACGAGGGCTTCGAGGTCACGCTGCTCCCGGTCGACGAACGGGGGCTGGTCGATCCGGCGGGATTTGCGAGCGCGCTGCGCAGCGACACCGTGCTCGCCAGCGTCATGTTCGCGAATAACGAGATCGGCGTGTTGCAGCCGATCGCGCAGTTGGCTGCGATGGCGCGTGAGCGGGGCGTACTCTTCCACACCGATGCCGTCCAAGGCGTCGGCTTGGTCCGCGTCTATCCGCGCGAGCTCGGCGTCGATTTGCTTTCGCTCTCCGCGCACAAGTTCTACGGTCCCAAAGGGGTGGGCGTGCTGTACGCGCGTGAGGGCGTCGTGCTCGAACCGCTGATTCATGGCGGCGGCCAAGAATTCGGACGCCGCTCGGGAACCGAGAACGTGGCGGGTGTGGTTGGATTCGCTGCGGCGCTCGAGCGCGCCGTCGCGGAGCAACCCGAGCGTGCGGCGCGAATCGGCGCGTTGCGCGACCGTTTGGAAGCAGGCCTGCGCGATTGCGTCGATGACATGCGGGTAAACGGCAGTGGTGCACCACGCTTACCGAACAACAGCAACCTCTCGTTCGCCGGCGTTGATTCGGAGACGATGTTGATGCGGATGGATTTGGAGGGCATTGCAGTCTCAGCCGGAAGCGCATGTACCTCGGGAGCGCTCGAGCCGAGTCACGTCATCGCCGGGCTGAACATCGACCCGCGCTGGCGCCAAGGCGTCATCCGCTTCTCGCTCGGCGAAACGACGACCGAGGAGGAGATCGACCGGGTCTTGGAACTCGTGCCTCGTATTGCGGCAGAATTGAGGGGGAGAGCACTACTGTGA
- a CDS encoding replication-associated recombination protein A — protein sequence MDSLFGEPDAPLAARMRPRSLDEFVGQSDIVGAGRALRRAIEGDRIPSMILWGPPGTGKTTLAEIVARSTGAHFEKLSAVSAGVADLRRVVAEAQARRRVGKRTVLFIDEIHRFNKAQQDAVLPYVEDGTVTMIGATTENPSFEVNSALLSRTRVFVLHPLSDDEVATIVDRALGDAQRGLGSQHIELSPDARQTLIGYANGDARTALSALEFAAQTAPQSNGAKTIDRALVLEALQKRGSTYDKGGEQHYDVISAFIKSIRASDPDAAVYWLARMIDGGEDPLFIARRLVILASEDVGLADAQGIQVAIAAQQAVHFVGMPEGFYPLAHATLYLARAKKSNSVGRAYGAAMRDVQETRNDPVPLHLRNAPTGLMKSLGYGRDYHYAHDDYSIAQENLPENLRGHTYYEAGENDQP from the coding sequence ATGGATTCGCTCTTCGGGGAGCCGGACGCGCCGCTTGCGGCGCGTATGCGTCCGCGCTCGCTTGACGAGTTCGTGGGGCAGAGCGACATCGTCGGCGCGGGGCGCGCACTGCGCCGTGCGATCGAGGGCGACCGCATTCCGTCGATGATTCTCTGGGGCCCGCCGGGAACCGGGAAAACCACCCTCGCCGAGATCGTTGCGCGCTCGACCGGCGCGCACTTCGAAAAGCTCTCGGCGGTGAGCGCGGGGGTCGCGGATTTGCGGCGCGTGGTCGCCGAGGCGCAGGCGCGCCGCCGCGTCGGTAAGCGCACGGTGCTCTTCATCGACGAAATCCACCGTTTCAACAAGGCGCAACAAGACGCGGTTCTACCGTATGTCGAGGACGGCACGGTGACGATGATCGGCGCGACTACCGAGAACCCGTCGTTCGAGGTCAACTCGGCGCTGCTCTCGCGTACCCGTGTCTTCGTGCTGCATCCGCTCTCCGACGACGAGGTCGCGACCATCGTCGATCGCGCACTGGGTGACGCGCAACGGGGCTTGGGTTCGCAGCACATCGAGTTGTCGCCCGATGCGCGTCAGACGCTGATCGGTTATGCCAACGGCGATGCGCGTACCGCGCTCTCGGCGCTCGAGTTCGCGGCGCAGACCGCGCCTCAAAGCAACGGTGCAAAGACGATCGATCGCGCGCTGGTGCTCGAAGCACTGCAGAAGCGCGGCTCGACCTACGACAAAGGCGGCGAGCAGCACTACGACGTCATCAGCGCGTTCATCAAAAGCATTCGAGCGAGTGATCCCGATGCCGCGGTCTATTGGCTCGCGCGCATGATCGACGGCGGTGAGGATCCGCTCTTCATCGCGCGGCGCCTCGTGATCTTGGCATCGGAGGACGTCGGTCTTGCCGACGCGCAGGGAATCCAGGTGGCGATCGCCGCGCAGCAGGCGGTGCACTTCGTCGGGATGCCGGAAGGGTTCTATCCGCTGGCGCACGCGACGCTCTATCTCGCCCGGGCCAAGAAGAGCAACAGCGTGGGCCGGGCGTACGGCGCGGCGATGCGCGACGTGCAGGAAACGCGGAACGATCCGGTTCCGCTGCATCTGCGAAACGCGCCGACCGGTCTCATGAAGAGCCTCGGATACGGACGCGACTATCACTACGCGCACGACGACTACTCGATCGCGCAGGAGAACCTGCCCGAGAATCTGCGGGGGCACACCTATTACGAGGCCGGCGAGAACGACCAGCCCTGA
- the lptC gene encoding LPS export ABC transporter periplasmic protein LptC, which yields MRISLVCFVAVVLIAATPRPAPSPSPTPGSNGADTFQVGVWTVHAALLDANFKTGDFSTPQQVMMTRGGGDITADRASGNYKTKDATLYGHVVMHDTEGNFAGLSSTKPAKSHGPATLTADQVHIDGVGKIYTATGNVHYVQADTTVDAEKGVLDDLTHELDLTGNVRIVQGDRNMVAAHVLYNTVSGEAHAEGNVTMQFPSEVNPHIATPRPINIKNPFEHHHGNPKPTPSPRTR from the coding sequence ATGCGGATCTCGCTGGTGTGTTTCGTGGCCGTCGTGCTGATCGCGGCCACGCCGCGGCCCGCCCCGAGCCCGTCGCCCACGCCGGGGTCGAACGGCGCCGACACGTTTCAGGTCGGCGTGTGGACCGTGCACGCAGCGCTGCTCGACGCCAACTTCAAGACCGGTGATTTCAGTACTCCGCAGCAGGTGATGATGACGCGCGGCGGCGGCGACATCACGGCGGATCGCGCGAGCGGGAACTATAAGACCAAGGACGCGACACTCTACGGTCATGTGGTCATGCACGATACCGAGGGCAACTTCGCGGGACTTTCCAGCACCAAGCCGGCGAAATCGCACGGCCCGGCAACGCTCACGGCGGATCAAGTGCACATCGACGGCGTCGGCAAGATCTACACGGCGACCGGAAACGTGCATTACGTTCAGGCTGATACGACCGTTGACGCGGAGAAAGGCGTGCTCGACGATCTCACGCACGAGCTCGACTTGACCGGCAACGTGAGGATCGTGCAAGGCGATCGCAACATGGTCGCCGCGCACGTGCTGTACAACACGGTCTCGGGCGAGGCGCATGCCGAAGGGAACGTCACGATGCAGTTTCCGAGCGAAGTGAATCCGCACATCGCGACGCCGCGGCCGATCAATATCAAGAACCCGTTCGAACATCACCACGGCAACCCCAAACCGACCCCCTCCCCGCGCACGCGTTAA
- a CDS encoding Sua5/YciO/YrdC/YwlC family protein — MMTLDARVEPLERVVDECARVIFAGGAIVLPNDTSYCLACDPYRCGVATEPLELLIASPAEFLEYARSNPLALLASKRLLPGPVTLIISKPAFLAPDVAPGAATIGVRVPDEPVARAILERAGPLAAVAVTNGAAERADLTVENGPTRYEREATVVDLTGRHARIVREGALEPERLAGLLR, encoded by the coding sequence ATGATGACTCTAGACGCGCGCGTCGAGCCGCTCGAGCGCGTTGTCGACGAATGCGCCCGGGTGATCTTTGCCGGCGGTGCGATCGTGCTTCCGAACGATACGAGTTATTGTCTGGCGTGCGATCCATATCGCTGCGGCGTCGCGACCGAACCGCTTGAACTGCTGATCGCAAGTCCGGCAGAGTTCTTGGAATACGCGCGCAGCAACCCGCTCGCACTTCTAGCGTCCAAGCGATTGTTGCCGGGACCCGTGACGTTGATCATCAGCAAGCCGGCGTTTCTCGCGCCGGACGTAGCGCCTGGAGCGGCGACGATCGGCGTGCGTGTTCCCGACGAACCGGTGGCCCGTGCGATCTTGGAACGGGCTGGGCCGCTTGCGGCCGTTGCGGTCACGAACGGCGCTGCGGAGCGTGCGGACTTGACGGTCGAGAATGGTCCCACGCGCTACGAGCGCGAAGCAACGGTCGTGGATTTGACTGGACGGCATGCCCGAATCGTGCGCGAAGGCGCGCTCGAACCCGAACGCCTCGCCGGACTGCTGCGGTGA
- a CDS encoding rod shape-determining protein: protein MDIGIDLGTANVLVHVKGKGIVLREPSVVAKDMNTGRVLAVGEEARQMLGKTPAHIQAIRPLRDGVIADFEVTEAMLSYFIKKVMKDRSWWSTIVKPKPHVIICVPAEITSVEERAVKDAAKLAGARNVDIIEEPMAAAIGAGLPIDGPSGSMVVDIGGGTTDVAVISLGGVVVSQSLRVAGNKLDDAIVRYIRRVYNLMIGERTAEEIKIKIGSAYKLEQELAMEIRGRDLINGLPKTVKITSEEIREALSEPVGAIVEAVKAVLEKTPPELAADIIDRGVILTGGGALLRGLDKLLSEVTGVPAIVADDPLSCVAIGTGMSIHI, encoded by the coding sequence TTGGATATCGGGATCGATCTTGGCACAGCCAACGTGCTCGTGCATGTCAAGGGCAAGGGCATCGTGCTGCGTGAACCGTCCGTCGTTGCGAAAGACATGAACACCGGCCGTGTGCTCGCCGTCGGCGAGGAAGCGCGGCAAATGCTCGGCAAAACGCCGGCTCACATTCAGGCAATCCGGCCGCTTCGCGACGGCGTCATCGCGGATTTCGAAGTGACCGAAGCGATGCTCTCGTATTTCATCAAGAAGGTGATGAAGGATCGTTCGTGGTGGTCCACGATCGTCAAGCCCAAACCGCACGTGATCATCTGTGTGCCGGCCGAGATCACCAGCGTCGAAGAGCGCGCCGTCAAAGACGCCGCCAAGCTGGCCGGCGCGCGCAACGTCGATATCATCGAGGAACCGATGGCCGCGGCCATCGGCGCCGGCCTGCCGATCGACGGGCCTTCGGGCTCGATGGTCGTCGACATCGGCGGCGGCACGACCGACGTCGCGGTCATCTCGCTCGGTGGGGTCGTGGTTTCGCAGTCGCTGCGCGTGGCGGGCAATAAACTCGACGACGCGATCGTGCGTTACATCCGGCGCGTCTACAACCTGATGATCGGCGAGCGCACGGCCGAGGAGATCAAGATCAAGATCGGTTCCGCCTACAAGCTCGAGCAAGAGCTGGCGATGGAAATTCGCGGACGCGACTTGATCAACGGCCTACCGAAGACGGTGAAGATCACGAGCGAAGAAATTCGGGAGGCGCTCTCGGAACCGGTCGGTGCGATCGTCGAAGCGGTAAAAGCGGTGCTCGAAAAGACGCCGCCGGAGCTGGCCGCGGATATCATCGACCGCGGGGTGATTCTCACCGGCGGCGGCGCGTTGCTGCGCGGTTTGGACAAATTGCTTTCGGAAGTCACCGGCGTTCCCGCGATCGTTGCCGACGATCCGCTTTCGTGCGTAGCGATCGGAACCGGAATGAGCATTCACATCTAA
- the murA gene encoding UDP-N-acetylglucosamine 1-carboxyvinyltransferase: protein MLDRLETTLRVRGGVRLEGSVATHGAKNAALPIMAASILAKGKVTLHRVPRITDVSVMWSLLEALGARIRYEGDNTVTIDASNVASYRAPYALVRKLAASFDIVGPLLGRFGKAEVPLPGGCILGTRATDLHEQAFLALGCDVRNAHGYLIAESKQKRLKGAPIEFRMPSVGATKNAMLASVLAQGTTTLKNVAMEPEVVDLGNFLNKAGAKIEGLGTDTFVIEGVRELHGVEYEIIPDRIVTGTLLLAGAVTRGDVTVTGCRPDHLEAFMMKLQECGVDLTFGEDWIRVDGSPVTGGTEILTAPYPGFPTDLQPQMISFLTTVPGTSVVEESIFNARFSYVNELARMGADVRVSMESNTAVVKGAAQLSGAPVEAPDIRAGAALVIAGLAAAGETEIIGLEYIDRGYERLEELLGTLGGQVQRSSGITPLSEPAGIFETREYPRVGSAAG from the coding sequence ATGCTCGATCGCTTAGAGACCACGTTGCGGGTGCGCGGCGGCGTCCGCTTGGAGGGTTCGGTCGCAACGCATGGCGCGAAGAACGCGGCGCTGCCGATCATGGCTGCCTCCATTCTCGCCAAGGGTAAGGTGACGCTCCATCGCGTACCGCGCATCACCGATGTCTCGGTGATGTGGTCGCTGCTCGAAGCACTCGGCGCGCGCATTCGCTACGAAGGCGACAACACGGTGACGATCGACGCGAGCAACGTCGCGTCATACCGCGCGCCGTACGCGTTGGTGCGCAAACTCGCTGCGTCGTTCGATATCGTCGGGCCGCTGCTCGGACGGTTTGGCAAAGCCGAAGTCCCGCTTCCCGGTGGCTGCATCCTCGGAACGCGCGCCACCGATCTGCACGAGCAAGCGTTCCTCGCGCTCGGATGCGACGTGCGCAACGCGCACGGCTATCTGATCGCCGAATCCAAACAGAAGCGGCTCAAAGGTGCGCCGATCGAATTCCGCATGCCCAGTGTCGGCGCGACCAAGAACGCGATGCTCGCGTCCGTGCTCGCGCAGGGAACGACGACGCTCAAGAACGTTGCCATGGAGCCCGAGGTCGTCGACCTCGGCAACTTCCTCAATAAGGCCGGCGCCAAGATCGAAGGGCTCGGAACCGACACGTTCGTGATCGAGGGCGTGCGCGAACTGCATGGCGTGGAATACGAAATCATTCCCGATCGCATCGTGACCGGCACGTTGTTGCTCGCGGGCGCGGTGACGCGCGGGGACGTCACGGTGACCGGCTGCCGCCCCGACCATTTGGAAGCGTTCATGATGAAGCTGCAGGAATGCGGCGTGGATCTCACCTTCGGTGAGGATTGGATTCGCGTCGACGGCAGCCCCGTCACCGGCGGTACGGAAATTCTCACCGCGCCATATCCCGGCTTTCCGACCGATCTGCAGCCGCAGATGATCTCGTTCCTCACCACCGTTCCGGGAACCAGCGTCGTCGAAGAATCGATCTTCAACGCGCGTTTCTCGTACGTGAACGAGCTTGCGCGCATGGGCGCCGACGTCCGCGTTTCGATGGAGAGCAATACGGCGGTCGTCAAGGGTGCCGCGCAACTTTCCGGCGCGCCGGTCGAAGCGCCCGACATACGTGCGGGCGCCGCGCTGGTGATCGCCGGCCTCGCGGCCGCCGGTGAAACGGAGATCATCGGCCTCGAATACATCGACCGCGGGTACGAGCGACTGGAGGAATTGCTCGGCACGCTCGGCGGACAGGTGCAGCGAAGTAGCGGTATCACACCGCTGAGCGAACCGGCCGGCATCTTCGAAACGCGCGAATATCCGCGCGTCGGCTCCGCTGCGGGATAG
- the atpC gene encoding ATP synthase F1 subunit epsilon produces the protein MASTIPFKLITPTKVVFAGDAELVIAVTTEGEEGILPRHAPFLAALKPGVVRANVVVEGKPQRLEHATREGFMQALPDRVTILVDEAVGFDDVDVAKTRDELAHATNQSAIDFANAKLRLTGH, from the coding sequence ATGGCCTCCACTATCCCGTTCAAGCTGATCACACCGACGAAAGTTGTCTTCGCCGGCGACGCGGAGCTGGTGATCGCGGTGACGACCGAAGGGGAAGAGGGCATCCTGCCCCGCCACGCCCCGTTCTTGGCCGCGCTCAAACCCGGCGTGGTGCGGGCCAACGTCGTGGTCGAGGGTAAGCCGCAGCGGCTCGAGCACGCGACGCGCGAGGGCTTCATGCAAGCGCTGCCCGACCGCGTCACGATCCTCGTCGACGAGGCGGTCGGTTTCGACGACGTCGACGTGGCGAAGACCCGCGACGAACTCGCGCACGCGACGAACCAATCGGCGATCGACTTTGCCAACGCAAAGCTCAGGCTCACCGGGCACTAG
- the atpD gene encoding F0F1 ATP synthase subunit beta — MAATGKVAQVLGNVVDVEFTPETLPKINDALTTRVNDESQAGSNGQASTAGVELGGTAMQTRDLVLEVQDELGNDQVRCLALGSTDGLRRGDPVTNTGGPIKVPVGEGTLGRIFNVLGQTIDSNEPIKAAAEWPIHRPAPDFKSQDPTPKLFETGIKVIDLMAPYTRGGKIGLFGGAGVGKTVLIQELIRNIANVHKGFSVFTGVGERTREGNDLWLEMKESGVLAQTTLVFGQMDEPPGVRFRVAQTGVTMAEYFRDEAGADVLLFMDNIFRYLQAGSEVSALMGRMPSAVGYQPTLSTDMGVLEERITSTNKGSITSVQAVYVPADDYTDPAVAVTFAHLDATTALSRPISELGIYPAVDPLASTSRILDPQIVGEEHYKVATGVQETLQRYRDLQDIIAILGIEELSEDDKIVVGRARRMQRMFSQPFFVAEQFTGTPGKYVKIGDTIASFREILDGKVDNLPEQAFFYKGGIDEVKDAAEKLGATA, encoded by the coding sequence ATGGCTGCCACCGGTAAAGTCGCACAAGTTCTCGGAAACGTCGTGGACGTCGAGTTCACGCCGGAAACGCTCCCAAAGATCAACGACGCGCTGACCACGCGGGTCAACGACGAGTCGCAGGCGGGAAGCAACGGTCAAGCTTCGACTGCCGGCGTCGAGCTGGGTGGAACGGCGATGCAAACGCGCGACCTCGTGCTCGAAGTGCAGGACGAACTTGGCAACGACCAAGTCCGGTGCCTGGCGTTGGGATCGACCGACGGCCTGCGGCGCGGCGACCCGGTAACCAATACCGGCGGCCCGATCAAAGTGCCGGTGGGTGAGGGCACGCTGGGACGCATCTTCAACGTGCTCGGCCAGACGATCGATTCGAACGAGCCGATCAAAGCCGCGGCGGAATGGCCGATCCATCGTCCGGCGCCCGACTTCAAGTCGCAGGATCCCACGCCGAAGCTCTTCGAGACCGGCATCAAAGTCATCGATTTGATGGCGCCGTACACGCGCGGCGGAAAAATCGGACTCTTCGGCGGCGCGGGCGTCGGCAAGACCGTGCTGATTCAAGAGTTGATTCGCAACATCGCCAACGTGCACAAGGGCTTCTCGGTCTTCACCGGCGTCGGCGAGCGCACGCGTGAAGGCAACGATCTCTGGCTCGAGATGAAAGAATCGGGCGTGCTCGCTCAGACGACGCTCGTCTTCGGGCAGATGGACGAGCCGCCGGGCGTGCGTTTCCGCGTCGCGCAAACCGGCGTGACGATGGCCGAGTATTTCCGCGATGAAGCCGGCGCCGACGTGCTGCTCTTCATGGACAACATCTTCCGCTATCTGCAGGCCGGCTCCGAAGTCTCGGCGTTGATGGGCCGCATGCCCTCGGCGGTCGGGTATCAGCCGACGCTCTCGACCGACATGGGCGTGCTCGAAGAGCGCATCACCTCGACCAACAAAGGGTCGATCACCTCGGTGCAGGCCGTCTACGTGCCGGCCGACGATTACACCGATCCGGCCGTCGCGGTCACGTTCGCGCATTTGGACGCGACCACCGCGCTGTCGCGCCCGATCTCGGAACTGGGCATCTATCCGGCGGTCGATCCGCTCGCCTCGACCTCGCGCATTCTCGATCCGCAGATCGTCGGCGAGGAGCACTACAAGGTGGCGACCGGCGTGCAAGAGACGCTGCAGCGGTACCGCGACCTGCAAGACATCATCGCGATTCTGGGGATCGAGGAGCTCTCCGAAGACGACAAGATCGTCGTCGGTCGGGCTCGGCGCATGCAGCGGATGTTCTCGCAGCCCTTTTTCGTGGCCGAGCAATTCACCGGGACACCCGGCAAATACGTCAAGATCGGCGATACGATCGCGTCGTTCCGCGAAATCCTCGACGGCAAGGTGGATAATCTGCCGGAGCAGGCGTTCTTCTACAAGGGCGGCATCGACGAGGTCAAGGACGCGGCCGAAAAGCTCGGCGCCACAGCCTAG
- the atpG gene encoding ATP synthase F1 subunit gamma codes for MPTVKALRERIRSLKNTQQITKAMKQVAAAKIRRAEQAQKEARPYADTLAEMLHDLMAAVASIDHPFMKPGTEGAPAGVILMTADKGLAGAFNSNVIRAGEIFARERKNVAWYTVGIKARNAVRRMGKPDHPTWAINAPSKLEVAREVAQRVTDDFVNGKVSEIVLISSKLISMLSQKPETRRLVPIMRSSFEASLGGAPQDDGGDDEKGPKGAVEFAPSPEFVLSRLLPKYLEFTIFSAILETDAAFFAAQLLAMNNATDNAGKLIDSLTIQMNNARQAAITKELLEIVGGAEALVNG; via the coding sequence ATGCCGACGGTCAAGGCGCTTCGCGAGCGCATTCGTTCGCTGAAGAATACGCAGCAGATCACCAAGGCGATGAAACAAGTCGCCGCGGCCAAGATTCGCCGTGCGGAGCAAGCGCAAAAGGAGGCGCGCCCGTACGCCGACACGCTGGCGGAGATGCTGCACGATTTGATGGCTGCCGTGGCCTCGATCGATCATCCGTTCATGAAACCGGGAACCGAGGGCGCACCAGCCGGCGTGATTCTGATGACCGCCGACAAGGGGTTGGCCGGCGCGTTCAATTCAAACGTGATTCGCGCAGGCGAGATCTTCGCGCGCGAACGTAAGAACGTCGCCTGGTATACGGTCGGAATCAAAGCGCGCAACGCCGTTCGCCGGATGGGTAAGCCCGATCATCCGACATGGGCGATCAACGCGCCCTCGAAACTCGAGGTGGCGCGGGAGGTCGCGCAACGCGTGACCGACGATTTCGTCAACGGCAAGGTCTCCGAGATCGTGCTGATCAGCTCGAAGCTGATCTCGATGCTGTCGCAAAAGCCCGAGACGCGCCGGCTCGTGCCGATCATGCGCTCGTCCTTCGAGGCCTCGCTTGGTGGTGCACCTCAGGATGACGGAGGCGATGACGAGAAGGGGCCGAAGGGCGCGGTGGAATTCGCGCCGTCGCCCGAGTTCGTGCTCTCGCGCCTGCTGCCGAAATATCTCGAGTTCACCATCTTCTCGGCGATTCTCGAAACGGACGCCGCCTTCTTCGCCGCGCAGTTGCTGGCGATGAACAACGCAACCGACAACGCGGGCAAGTTGATCGATTCGCTCACCATTCAAATGAACAACGCGCGCCAAGCCGCGATCACCAAAGAACTGCTCGAAATCGTTGGTGGGGCAGAGGCGTTGGTTAATGGGTAA
- the atpA gene encoding F0F1 ATP synthase subunit alpha yields the protein MINADEIAGILKQQIASFKTGVQEDEVGTVIEVGANLARVYGLRGVRASELVEFSGGLQGVALNLEEDNVGVVLMGEDENVKEGDTARRTGRIASVPVGEALLGRVVNPLGTPIDGKGPVETKKYRTIENVAPGVVQRQAVKQSLPTGIRAIDALIPIGKGQRELIIGDRSTGKTAIAVDTIINQKGKNVFCIYVAIGQKNSTVAALAQVLEQRGALDYTTIVAVSPSEAAALRWIAPFAGCAMGEELMYAGKDVLIIYDDLTKHAQSYREMSLLLRRPPGREAYPGDVFYLHSRLLERAAKLSDDLGAGSMTALPIIETQAGDFSAYIPTNVISITDGQIYLTPELFFQGIRPAVNVGLSVSRVGGSAQTKAMKSVAGQLKLELAQYRDLAAFAKLASDLDKSTQMQLMRGEKLTELLKQPQYQPMAMEDQVAVLYGANSGAVNDVPTNRLQDWATGFVYFLHQKYAVVPEAIASSGQLSDETKQKLNEALTEFNKSF from the coding sequence ATGATAAACGCAGACGAAATCGCCGGTATTCTCAAGCAGCAGATCGCGAGCTTCAAGACCGGCGTTCAGGAAGACGAAGTCGGCACCGTAATCGAGGTCGGCGCAAACCTGGCGCGCGTCTACGGTCTGCGCGGCGTTCGCGCGTCCGAACTGGTCGAGTTCAGCGGCGGCCTGCAAGGCGTCGCGCTGAACTTGGAAGAGGACAACGTCGGCGTCGTGCTCATGGGCGAGGACGAGAACGTGAAAGAGGGCGATACGGCGCGCCGCACCGGTCGCATCGCCTCGGTTCCCGTCGGCGAAGCGCTGCTCGGACGCGTGGTCAACCCGCTCGGAACGCCGATTGACGGCAAGGGGCCGGTCGAGACGAAAAAATACCGCACGATCGAAAACGTCGCGCCCGGAGTCGTGCAGCGTCAGGCCGTCAAGCAATCGCTGCCGACCGGTATTCGTGCGATCGACGCGCTGATTCCGATCGGCAAGGGTCAGCGCGAACTGATCATCGGCGACCGTTCGACCGGCAAAACCGCGATCGCCGTCGACACGATCATCAACCAAAAGGGCAAGAACGTCTTCTGCATCTACGTTGCGATCGGCCAGAAAAATTCGACCGTCGCGGCGCTCGCGCAAGTGCTCGAACAACGCGGCGCGCTGGACTACACAACGATCGTCGCGGTGAGCCCGTCGGAAGCGGCGGCACTGCGCTGGATCGCACCGTTCGCCGGCTGCGCGATGGGCGAAGAGTTGATGTATGCCGGCAAAGACGTGTTGATCATCTATGACGATCTCACCAAGCATGCGCAGTCCTACCGCGAGATGTCGCTCTTGCTGCGCCGTCCGCCGGGTCGTGAAGCGTACCCGGGCGACGTCTTCTACCTGCACTCGCGACTACTCGAGCGCGCCGCGAAGCTCTCCGATGACCTCGGCGCTGGGTCGATGACGGCATTGCCGATCATCGAAACGCAAGCCGGCGACTTCTCCGCGTACATCCCGACCAACGTGATCTCGATCACCGATGGCCAAATCTATCTCACGCCAGAGCTCTTCTTCCAAGGCATCCGCCCGGCCGTGAACGTCGGCCTGTCGGTCTCACGTGTCGGCGGATCCGCCCAAACCAAGGCGATGAAGAGCGTCGCGGGACAGCTCAAACTCGAGCTGGCCCAATATCGCGACCTCGCCGCTTTCGCTAAGCTCGCCAGCGACCTCGACAAATCGACGCAGATGCAGTTGATGCGCGGCGAGAAACTCACGGAACTGCTCAAGCAGCCGCAGTACCAACCGATGGCGATGGAAGATCAAGTCGCAGTCTTGTATGGCGCGAACAGCGGCGCGGTAAACGACGTGCCGACCAATCGTCTGCAAGACTGGGCCACGGGCTTCGTCTATTTTCTCCATCAGAAGTACGCGGTCGTCCCCGAAGCGATCGCTTCGAGCGGGCAGCTTTCCGACGAGACGAAGCAGAAGCTCAACGAAGCACTGACGGAGTTCAATAAGAGTTTCTAA